The Plasmodium cynomolgi strain B DNA, chromosome 13, whole genome shotgun sequence DNA segment TGAAACCTCGCGGGGGAATACAAATCGCAGTGAGCAATTcccccacacacatatacagcAAGTGaacgtttttaaaagaagCGAGATCTTATcgtatgcgttttttttttaatttaattgttgCATTTGAATATTGTGTACATGGGaaaggcgttttttttttttttttttgctgctatAATGGGGGAAGCAattctttttgttcaccatGTCCATTCCTCCCCACTTTATGACCATCCATCCAACACGCGAAATCGCTAAACCGAGCAGCGTTGCTATTTTGTGTACTTGTTGTGCCTGGTTCATTCCCCCTTTCGCTTTAATCCCCATGGGGTGAGAATATTTATTCGCGAAGAGACTTTTAAAAACTCTCACTATTTGCAACTCGttaatattgaaaaaaataaaaggaaaattatcaCGGCGTTTCGTTTTACCCCGCCGACGCCCCTGCCGGGCGCGCATACGTGTAAGTGTGTGATGTACTGTACTGCCTTTTATtgtgttgtattttttttttctttttcgtcttAACAGTTGCAACTCTGTCCACCCGCACGAAGCGCAAATGTATATGTGCCCGCACGCACGTACTTACCTATTTACTTATTTACTTATGTACCCAtttgcatatacatgtgcgtaTAATACACTAGAATATGCGTGCATGCATGGGGAACCCCACCTGTGCAGTCTGTTGGCGATATGTTGGCCACCCATCGCGGACGCAAATTTTgcagttaatatttttaactttaCCACTGTAAGAAATAACTTTCACATAACAGCGGACGGCAAAAGGagaatgtaattttttttttcgtcacttTCTCAATTGGAGGCAATTCAGTTGGGTGAGTTAAAATTTTCGCTCGTTCCCCTCTCTCGCaggtgaatattttttgcctgcATCAATTTTAACCGCGCCAGTTTCAccattataaattttaaaacgtGGAGAGTTATTCTGTTGTCGCCCATTTGTTGTCCAATTTTGTGCATCTTCCAGCGCAGTACGCCGCACATTTGTCACTCGCGTttcttacttttttctttttgcgaagaaggaaaacatgaaaaaatgtcatcAGGAAAAtgcggcaaaaaaatgacatgcaGGTAACGAGCGCATGCTGAGACTTTTTTGGGAGTATTCCAGCTCAGAAATTATttgacccatttttttttttttcaattcacTTTTTgaactgcatttttttttttttttttatgacattaaggggggagggggagagaaaatCTGTCTACATGGGTATTGCCTGCGCGGTGCTGTTCATTTGTTAGCACATACTCATTCGCGCTTGAAGTTCGCCCCTTACTGTCTCCGGCCTGATTATTTGATTGCCTGGTTGCTTGGTTGTTTGGTTACCTGGCTGCCTGCCTGCCTGCCTTGCCGTCTCGCTCTCCCTCGCACACCCCCACAACCAAGTGAAACGAAAGAGCCAAATTAAACACTTTTGGCAAGACAATTTGGGAGAACCTTTTTGCTACACCATTTGAATATTaattcgaatttttttttttaaacatgaaagaaaaaaaaaaacgcgtacAATAAAAACCATAAAAAAGCATGCCAAATATACACCCCCCCCCCCAGTGAAATGTTCCCTTAGcagttatttttaaaaatgaaattaaatcTTTTATTACTGAATTGCTTAATTTTTggtgaggagaagaaaaagacggGGAGGGATGCGAAGTGATGGAGTTGCCCTAGGTGCGCGTGTGTAATTTGGTACACCTGTGTGGGGCATATATTTTGGGGCAGGCTTCTTTTCCACGAGAGAGACCCGCTCTTTTATGTAACGCACATGCGGCATCATCACCACCCCCATTGCTCCCTTCGCAGGTAATTTAAGAGGCGCCCAAAGCAGGAATACCCCGTATAAAGAAGGTCCGCCTACCGTTTGCGCGAGGCGCTGCACATATAGGAGTGCGCACATAGGAGTGTATACACAGGCgtaaacatttttgcacttACATTTGGGGATTTTCATGTTGACATCTTCGTGTTGACaccttcatttttgcctcttcatttttgtctcttcatttttgccccttcattttttccccttcatttttgccccttcctttttgccccttcctttttaccccttcctttttgccccttcattttttccctttcctttttgccccttcattttttccctttcctttttgccccttcctttttgcggCGGTACCCCCCACAGACGCAGGAGGCGTTTCCGAAGAAGCGataaaaaagctaaaagaaattaaaaaactcGAGTTGGATATCCTGAAGGACTTCGTGAAGCAGGACACGACGCATGCAGACCTGTACAAGAAATACCACTGCATCGCCAGTGACTACATTTCGGTAGacccaaaaaaaggcagaagtCCCAAGGAGACGGACGCAAATAATCAcccaaaaaagaacaaaacggaagaacaaaatttagaagaaaaaggggaaaagtcaaaaaaaagtttcatacaaaaaattgtatcctTTGTATCCATTTTTAGCTACGATAACGTAAGCAAATTTTATTCTGAGCATGTCCAGAAAACTTTTTCTAGCAGAAGGGACCACGCTGATAGTGCCAATGGTGACAATACGATATACGGTCAAGACAAAActgaaatagaaaaaaaaaaactcaagcTCTTACGTACAATTATCAGCATTAagtttaataaaaaggaatatgtTTCTGGGAGGTAAGGACAATTCTAGTGAACATTTCGAGGTGGGAAACTTGGGATCTTTTTACATGATTTTTGGGGCTCGTAATACTGATTACCCCTGGGCGTGCTCGTGCGACCCTCTTCAGTTAATAGattacaaagaaaaaaagaggaactaCGTTTTGTGTAGCAACCAAGTCGACATGTCTATACAAAACGCCGATTTGTTTTGCAACCCCAAGAATTCGTCTGGATATTTTTACTTGTCCTACATTTTCATGTTCCTCATTGTGATCGTGTGCTTTTAAGGGCTGGCGGAGAAGAGGGGGGAGCGGACTTCTCGTAGGAGCGTACTTCTCGTAGGAGTGAACCTCTGGTAGGAACGGACTTCTCGTAGGAGCGGCCTTCTCGTAGGAACGCAGAAAAACACAACAAACTTGAGAGCAGCAAAATGGTGTGCTTTACCCCGTGCCTCCTCTTCGCCTGCCTTTTCTGCCCCCTCTGCGTGTGCATCTGCGAGCGCGTGTTCGCGCTATACATGTGCTACGTTTTTGGCCAGTGGTACATGCATGCCCCGTCGGGGCCCCCAACTCGTCGCGTTGGAcccaataaaaataattaaacaaagagaggaaaaaaggctAGCCAGGGGGAAAGTGTACAGAATGTcgccaaaaagggaaacaaatttcttcctcttcctcgaGAAATATGAACGGGGAGGCCACCAATGCTGTGGCGAAATGGTGCCAGCATGGGGCGTGACGCGGCTGGGTTAGCGTTGTCagaagggaattttttcataacgtTGTGTCAActaacagttttttttttttaccgttcgttcgtttgttaatttttcgttttttttgcattttttgggTGGAAGAATAATGAATTAGGGAAGGAACGCTGTCGCGCGAGACATAGCATGGAGGGACATgggtgcccattttttcacgtaaataaaaagggaccCAGTGGGAATGGAAGCGGTGGGCGCGCCGAGCAGGCACGCGTTCATATTTCCGCGAGAATGGTCTTTTTCAGCAGGGGCTAACCGCATCGTTAACCGCTTCGTTAACCACTTCGTTAACCGCTGAGGTGAGGTGCCCCGCCCCCCGCGCGGTGCATTGGAGCGCAGTGCCTACCGCACCTTCAGTATCCCCGCGGCGATCAACTTCTGCAGGCCATTAAAAATCTTGGGGTCCTTTATATACTCCGAAATGGAATTCGGATTTTCGTTGAGCCTCTGCAAAATGATCTGGAATTGTGGGTCAGAAATGATCTGCTGGATTTCAGGGTCAGCCATGGATTTCTTGAATTGTTCTTCATCTACCTTTTCGGATTTAGACATTTCGTCAATTTTGTACACACATCTTTGGTACCCCTCGAGGCATTCCTTATTGTTGGGGTCCAGCTCCAGTCCTTTATTGTAGGCCTGCAAAGCTTTGTAATAGTCCTTCATAAAAAAGTGTAGGTTTCCCTTTCTGCTGTACGCCTTGACAAAATTGGGATCGAGTTCAAGGGCCTTCATTACATCTTCCAGGGCCGATGGATATTCTATCAACTTGGTCAATGCAGCAGCTCTATTGGAGTACAACTTAGCGTCATTTGGATTTCTCCTAATAGCTTCATCATATTCCTTTTTAGCATTAGGAtagtcattatttttaaagtattcatttcctttatttttgtgttctTCTGCTTTTTCGGGATCGATATAGGCCtccctttcttctttttcttttttcctttccagtTCTTTTAGGGCGTTTCTTGTAGCTCTGTTGTTATCTTCAACGAGCGACTTTCTATACGCCTCAATAGCTTTATCGTAATTCTTCATGTTGGCATAGCTGATGGCTAGTCGATTATACACCTTTGCTACTTGAGCAAAATCGGCCTTAAAATTGTATCTATTTTCTATAGCGTGCACACAAGTTTCGACAGCCTTATCgaattctttcatttctaTATAAACTGCCGCTTTGTTATAATGGTACATAATATCATTTGGGTTTATCTTAATAGCTTCATCATATTCTTGCAAAGCttcttgaaattttttttgtttgtaaaattcATTTCCTTTCTGTTTATGTTCATCACCTTGTATTTCTTCTGGtgatcgttttttttttttctttcttcttcttccttctcttgttgttttttttttttcatttgttcttcttctatttttctttgcctTTCTTCATTATATGCCGAgtcttcattaaattttattccaaaaaatttttccactCCTTCGCTTATCTTCCTATCGCTAGAGGACAGTATATATCGAATATTCATGGGGTTTGCATTAATGGCCTTTATGGTGTTTAAAAGTTCATTTGggtaattttcattttcttctttatacGATTTTAAGTTGGCGTCATTTTGAATGATAGTATTTATATGATTAATGTACTCCATATTTTCTGctactttttcctttctcacATTTTCTAGGGCATCTTTTAAGGATTTGTTGTTTGGGTCCA contains these protein-coding regions:
- a CDS encoding hypothetical protein (putative), with translation MKLNLLLLNCLIFDAGGVSEEAIKKLKEIKKLELDILKDFVKQDTTHADLYKKYHCIASDYISVDPKKGRSPKETDANNHPKKNKTEEQNLEEKGEKSKKSFIQKIVSFVSIFSYDNVSKFYSEHVQKTFSSRRDHADSANGDNTIYGQDKTEIEKKKLKLLRTIISIKFNKKEYVSGR
- a CDS encoding hypothetical protein (putative), whose amino-acid sequence is KGNEFYKQKKFQEALQEYDEAIKINPNDIMYHYNKAAVYIEMKEFDKAVETCVHAIENRYNFKADFAQVAKVYNRLAISYANMKNYDKAIEAYRKSLVEDNNRATRNALKELERKKEKEEREAYIDPEKAEEHKNKGNEYFKNNDYPNAKKEYDEAIRRNPNDAKLYSNRAAALTKLIEYPSALEDVMKALELDPNFVKAYSRKGNLHFFMKDYYKALQAYNKGLELDPNNKECLEGYQRCVYKIDEMSKSEKVDEEQFKKSMADPEIQQIISDPQFQIILQRLNENPNSISEYIKDPKIFNGLQKLIAAGILKVR